A region of Nostoc sp. 'Peltigera membranacea cyanobiont' N6 DNA encodes the following proteins:
- a CDS encoding alpha/beta hydrolase codes for MIDHSDRIASHKEGRFQGVGGLDLYYQSWYPEGKVRAILAIVHGLGAHSDRYSNVIQHLLPKQYAVYGLDLRGHGRSPGQQGYINAWSEFREDLGAFLQLIQTQNPGCPIFLLGHSLGGVIVLDYILRYPQQASVLQGAIALAPTLGKVGISPIRVLLGKMLSRVWPRFTLNTGIDISAGSRDPQVLAAIAQDTLRHTLATARLATEFFATLDWINARAGDWQLPLLILHGGADRVALPAGSDTFYQRVNCKDKLRIEYPEAYHEIQRDLNYPEVMADLENWLERHLPPETAQLRRGSGELEFPNS; via the coding sequence ATGATTGACCATAGCGATCGCATAGCGTCTCATAAAGAAGGCAGATTTCAAGGTGTGGGAGGACTTGACCTGTATTACCAAAGCTGGTATCCAGAGGGTAAAGTACGGGCAATATTAGCGATTGTGCATGGACTGGGAGCGCACAGCGATCGCTACAGTAATGTAATTCAACATTTGCTACCCAAGCAATATGCTGTTTATGGCTTAGACTTGCGCGGTCATGGACGCTCGCCAGGTCAGCAAGGCTACATCAACGCTTGGAGTGAGTTTCGGGAAGATTTGGGAGCCTTTTTACAGTTAATTCAGACTCAGAATCCTGGATGCCCAATTTTTCTTTTGGGTCATAGTTTAGGTGGGGTGATTGTCTTAGATTATATTCTGCGCTATCCCCAACAAGCATCAGTTTTGCAAGGTGCGATCGCTCTTGCGCCAACCTTGGGGAAAGTTGGGATTTCACCGATTCGGGTACTTTTAGGAAAAATGCTCTCACGGGTGTGGCCGCGTTTTACCCTGAATACAGGCATTGACATCAGTGCTGGTTCGCGAGATCCGCAGGTTTTAGCAGCGATCGCTCAGGATACACTGCGACATACCCTAGCTACTGCCCGTCTAGCTACAGAATTTTTTGCAACACTTGATTGGATTAATGCTCGCGCAGGTGATTGGCAATTACCATTGTTGATTCTCCACGGTGGTGCAGACCGAGTGGCTTTACCTGCGGGAAGCGATACCTTTTACCAACGGGTAAACTGTAAAGACAAGCTGAGAATTGAGTATCCAGAAGCCTATCATGAAATTCAGCGTGACCTCAATTACCCTGAGGTAATGGCTGATTTGGAAAATTGGTTAGAGCGACATCTACCACCTGAAACAGCGCAGTTAAGAAGGGGAAGTGGTGAGTTAGAGTTTCCTAATTCTTAG